The Heliangelus exortis chromosome 21, bHelExo1.hap1, whole genome shotgun sequence genome includes a window with the following:
- the RILP gene encoding rab-interacting lysosomal protein isoform X1, whose product MAEPLRRGAEPLWRTPPGRLAPTHIYRMAGALGAELRRLSGRFGPEAVAGLVPPVVRLLELLEALVAPAGTEGEAVAPAAGRQDAEDPEQRLWEAERRERALHSRLTRLEEQNRQLLGQLAESQSQEDSTVRKEREVMLRLKEVVDKQRDELRAQAHEIVCKSRDTEALQEQLHRFMAMNEELRHKVAVVQAQLKSALEKKTDLEAALLQSQREESRRSRTTSEAQKLKPSLEGAPEPMEEPQHQEMGMGRSPADCCFSKEELQQILQERNELKTNLFLVQEELAYYQRELLNEERVPSFFLDAMKSTVKRQRKKIRAKMLGTVEESESSDEDEGSWVPAHGTDYVDAQPPESKIRSFFGLWYQGNSKDPPTSSCSGAWEIIDSLDTQLELEGESKPAASSPHRASPPL is encoded by the exons ATGGCGGAGCCGCTGCGGCGGGGAGCGGAGCCGCTCTGGCGGACCCCCCCGGGCCGCCTGGCCCCCACACACATTTACCGCATGGCCGGGGCGCTGGGGGCCGAGCTGCGCCGTCTCTCTGGCCGCTTCGGGCCTGAGGCCGTGGCCGGTCTGGTGCCACCCGTCGTGcggctgctggagctgctggaggcgCTGGTGGCACCGGCGGGGACCGAGGGGGAGGCGGTGGCACCGGCGGCCGGGCGGCAGGACGCGGAG GACCcggagcagaggctgtgggagGCCGAGCGCCGGGAGCGAGCTCTGCACAGCCGCCTGACCCGCCTGGAGGAGCAGAACCGGCAGCTCCTGGGCCAGCTTGCTGAGAGCCAGTCCCAGGAAG ATAGCACGGTGCGGAAGGAGCGGGAGGTGATGCTGCGGCTGAAGGAGGTGGTGGACAAGCAGAGAGATGAACTTCGTGCCCAAGCCCATGAGATTGTCTGCAAGAGCCGAGACACTGAGGCG ctgcaggagcaaCTACACCGCTTCATGGCCATGAACGAAGAGCTGCGTCACAAGGTGGCCGTGGTGCAGGCTCAGCTCAAGAGTGccctggagaagaaaacagaccTGGAGGCTGCACTGCTGCAAAGCCAGAGAGAagagagcaggagaagcaggacCACCTCTGAGGCCCAGAAGCTAAAGCCCAGCCTG GAAGGAGCTCCAGAACCCATGGAGGAGCCACAGCACCAGGAGATGGGCATGGGCAGGAGTCCTGCTGACTGCTGCTTCTccaaggaggagctgcagcagatcCTACAGGAGCGGAATGAGCTCAAGACCAACCTGTTCTTGGTTCAGGAGGAGCTGGCCTATTACCAGCG ggagctgctgaatGAGGAGAGAGTTCCCAGCTTCTTCTTGGATGCGATGAAGTCGACTGtcaaaagacagagaaaaaaaatcagagccaAAATGCTGGGAACGGTGGAGGAGTCAGAAAGCAG TGATGAAGATGAGGGCTCCTGGGTCCCAGCTCATGGCACAGACTACGTGGATGCTCAGCCTCCAGAATCCAAAATTAGGAGCTT TTTTGGACTGTGGTATCAGGGCAACAGCAAAGACCCCCCCACATCCAGCTGCTCCGGAGCCTGGGAAATCATTGACTCACTGGACACACAACTGGAGCTGGAGGGTGAGAGCAAGCCAGCAGCCAGCTCCCCCCACAGAGCCTCACCACCCCTCTGA
- the RILP gene encoding rab-interacting lysosomal protein isoform X2, whose translation MAEPLRRGAEPLWRTPPGRLAPTHIYRMAGALGAELRRLSGRFGPEAVAGLVPPVVRLLELLEALVAPAGTEGEAVAPAAGRQDAEDPEQRLWEAERRERALHSRLTRLEEQNRQLLGQLAESQSQEDSTVRKEREVMLRLKEVVDKQRDELRAQAHEIVCKSRDTEALQEQLHRFMAMNEELRHKVAVVQAQLKSALEKKTDLEAALLQSQREESRRSRTTSEAQKLKPSLEGAPEPMEEPQHQEMGMGRSPADCCFSKEELQQILQERNELKTNLFLVQEELAYYQRELLNEERVPSFFLDAMKSTVKRQRKKIRAKMLGTVEESESSFGLWYQGNSKDPPTSSCSGAWEIIDSLDTQLELEGESKPAASSPHRASPPL comes from the exons ATGGCGGAGCCGCTGCGGCGGGGAGCGGAGCCGCTCTGGCGGACCCCCCCGGGCCGCCTGGCCCCCACACACATTTACCGCATGGCCGGGGCGCTGGGGGCCGAGCTGCGCCGTCTCTCTGGCCGCTTCGGGCCTGAGGCCGTGGCCGGTCTGGTGCCACCCGTCGTGcggctgctggagctgctggaggcgCTGGTGGCACCGGCGGGGACCGAGGGGGAGGCGGTGGCACCGGCGGCCGGGCGGCAGGACGCGGAG GACCcggagcagaggctgtgggagGCCGAGCGCCGGGAGCGAGCTCTGCACAGCCGCCTGACCCGCCTGGAGGAGCAGAACCGGCAGCTCCTGGGCCAGCTTGCTGAGAGCCAGTCCCAGGAAG ATAGCACGGTGCGGAAGGAGCGGGAGGTGATGCTGCGGCTGAAGGAGGTGGTGGACAAGCAGAGAGATGAACTTCGTGCCCAAGCCCATGAGATTGTCTGCAAGAGCCGAGACACTGAGGCG ctgcaggagcaaCTACACCGCTTCATGGCCATGAACGAAGAGCTGCGTCACAAGGTGGCCGTGGTGCAGGCTCAGCTCAAGAGTGccctggagaagaaaacagaccTGGAGGCTGCACTGCTGCAAAGCCAGAGAGAagagagcaggagaagcaggacCACCTCTGAGGCCCAGAAGCTAAAGCCCAGCCTG GAAGGAGCTCCAGAACCCATGGAGGAGCCACAGCACCAGGAGATGGGCATGGGCAGGAGTCCTGCTGACTGCTGCTTCTccaaggaggagctgcagcagatcCTACAGGAGCGGAATGAGCTCAAGACCAACCTGTTCTTGGTTCAGGAGGAGCTGGCCTATTACCAGCG ggagctgctgaatGAGGAGAGAGTTCCCAGCTTCTTCTTGGATGCGATGAAGTCGACTGtcaaaagacagagaaaaaaaatcagagccaAAATGCTGGGAACGGTGGAGGAGTCAGAAAGCAG TTTTGGACTGTGGTATCAGGGCAACAGCAAAGACCCCCCCACATCCAGCTGCTCCGGAGCCTGGGAAATCATTGACTCACTGGACACACAACTGGAGCTGGAGGGTGAGAGCAAGCCAGCAGCCAGCTCCCCCCACAGAGCCTCACCACCCCTCTGA